One Silene latifolia isolate original U9 population chromosome 4, ASM4854445v1, whole genome shotgun sequence DNA segment encodes these proteins:
- the LOC141653894 gene encoding putative acetyltransferase At3g50280, with amino-acid sequence MSNENNQKLKIISQYFIKPKQNVKLPNHPHYLSAFDILQLSTPYLHKGLLYAKPPSLSSIDSLIENLKQSMSIALVDFYPLAGLLSTVKYDADQSSWVYVDPDKGPGATLIHASSTEEYKVTVNDIVTCYENNSRFIWSFFDMGELGVVNHDGHTRPLLSVQVTNLVDGVFIGFTMNHSLGDGTSIWHFIKVLSKVFMGQGDEIEKPIFKAMFADGYGPVLKLPYSESESVTHFDVDPQLRVQVFHFSVRTIAMLKAQSNNNNNNNNNNNNRISSFQALAAFMWLSIARVQNLPGESDMHCCLIADTRPRHDPPLPATHFGNFVHLISVTSKMNDLMKNGLCWAATLLHQGVMGLDEKQIRASMKELAESPKVSSPKKLRDVFGTCPIVFTGSMRFDAYGAEFGLGKAVMIRSGYSTWRNGKIVVDPGREGDGSVDLQVCLLSETMNALESDKEFMSYVS; translated from the coding sequence ATGTCTAATGAAAATAATCAGAAGTTGAAGATAATCTCTCAGTACTTCATCAAACCAAAACAAAATGTCAAATTACCAAATCACCCTCACTACTTATCAGCATTTGATATATTACAATTATCTACACCTTATCTACATAAAGGTCTTCTCTATGCAAAACCACCTTCATTATCATCAATTGACTCTTTAATAGAAAATCTAAAGCAATCGATGTCGATAGCCCTTGTCGACTTTTACCCGTTAGCGGGGCTCCTCTCGACAGTCAAGTACGACGCTGATCAATCTTCTTGGGTCTACGTAGACCCCGACAAAGGGCCCGGTGCTACACTCATTCATGCTAGTAGCACTGAAGAGTATAAGGTAACAGTAAATGACATTGTCACATGTTATGAAAATAACTCTCGTTTTATATGGTCTTTTTTTGATATGGGTGAGTTGGGAGTAGTCAACCATGATGGTCACACTCGACCACTTTTATCCGTTCAAGTAACGAATCTTGTTGATGGTGTATTTATCGGGTTTACCATGAATCATTCATTAGGAGATGGTACTTCAATATGGCACTTTATTAAAGTCCTGTCAAAAGTATTTATGGGCCAAGGAGACGAAATTGAAAAGCCCATTTTCAAGGCTATGTTTGCTGATGGATATGGGCCGGTTCTTAAACTCCCTTATTCGGAGAGTGAGTCTGTCACCCATTTTGATGTGGATCCTCAATTAAGAGTCCAAGTCTTTCATTTTAGTGTCAGGACCATAGCTATGCTCAAAGCAcaatccaataataataataataataataataataataataacagaaTCTCCTCGTTCCAAGCTCTAGCCGCATTTATGTGGTTATCTATTGCTCGGGTCCAAAATTTACCAGGCGAGTCGGATATGCATTGCTGTTTGATTGCAGATACCCGACCTAGGCACGACCCGCCACTACCCGCTACCCACTTTGGGAACTTTGTTCATCTCATAAGTGTAACATCCAAAATGAATGACTTGATGAAAAATGGGCTATGTTGGGCCGCTACATTGCTCCATCAAGGAGTTATGGGCCTTGATGAAAAACAGATTAGGGCTTCTATGAAGGAACTTGCTGAATCACCAAAAGTGTCCTCACCAAAGAAACTTCGTGATGTATTTGGTACTTGCCCAATTGTTTTTACTGGATCAATGAGATTTGATGCTTATGGGGCCGAGTTTGGTCTCGGTAAAGCGGTTATGATCCGTTCCGGGTATTCTACTTGGAGAAATGGGAAGATAGTTGTCGATCCAGGACGTGAAGGTGATGGAAGTGTGGATTTACAAGTATGTCTATTATCTGAGACAATGAATGCTCTCGAGTCAGACAAGGAGTTTATGTCTTACGTATCTTAA
- the LOC141653895 gene encoding uncharacterized protein LOC141653895, with the protein MTEDEEGFRGDRGGFVWEDEPVESNGKSMLVGKLWASRPINVKAAIDTMVRLWNPNKPITGNVVDAKEKIFVFRFEGERDKARVLEGQPWHFEKFVWCFNEPNESGKVTDVPLYHFPIWSRVYDLPISGRSSDANLRRIGANLGTFLEADKSSNCELNRAIRVRIIRDVRQPLQATIPITMKDSKIVQFDVKYERLPIFCYGCGVMGHGEKDCEHGPYEDDELQFGEWLRASPWRKRGYGESKKGPELSL; encoded by the coding sequence ATGACTGAGGATGAAGAGGGGTTTAGGGGAGATCGTGGTGGTTTCGTTTGGGAGGATGAACCAGTTGAATCAAACGGGAAATCGATGTTAGTAGGGAAGCTGTGGGCGTCGAGGCCGATTAACGTGAAAGCGGCTATCGATACAATGGTGCGATTATGGAATCCAAACAAACCTATTACCGGGAATGTGGTGGATGCTAAGGAAAAGATTTTTGTGTTCCGCTTCGAAGGGGAACGAGACAAGGCTAGGGTTTTGGAAGGCCAACCTTGGCACTTTGAGAAGTTTGTTTGGTGCTTCAACGAACCTAATGAATCAGGTAAGGTTACTGACGTTCCTCTCTATCATTTCCCTATTTGGTCGAGAGTATATGATCTCCCCATCTCGGGAAGATCAAGCGATGCGAATTTGCGACGAATTGGGGCGAACCTTGGTACCTTCCTAGAGGCGGATAAGAGTTCGAATTGCGAATTAAATAGGGCGATTCGTGTTCGTATTATTCGAGATGTCAGGCAGCCTTTGCAAGCCACGATACCTATCACAATGAAAGATAGTAAAATCGTTCAGTTTGATGTGAAATACGAGAGATTACCCATATTTTGCTACGGATGTGGGGTGATGGGACATGGAGAGAAAGATTGTGAACATGGCCCATATGAGGATGACGAGTTACAGTTCGGGGAATGGTTGAGAGCTTCTCCGTGGAGAAAGCGCGGGTACGGGGAAAGCAAGAAGGGACCTGAGCTCAGTCTTTGA